The region CTGAAATTGCAATGCCACTCCGAGTGAGGTTAGCAGGAAATCTTAATACACCTAACATTGGGAGTATAATATTTGTCTTAGGTCTTGACGAGTTAAAAGTTAGGGTCAGCGACTGCCTTTAAATTCTATAAAGAAAATATTAATATGCATTTACAGGACAATTTTTTAAACAAAGTGATAGAAGAAAATATTTCTGTCTCAATATATTTGTTAAATGGAATAAAATTGCAAGGAAATATCCACTCGTTTGATCAATCTGTCATTGTGTTAAACGGCCAAGCCCCACAGCTTATCTACAAACATTCTATTTCAACTATTGTTCCATCCAAGAAAGTGAGCATAACTCAATCATAGAAATGTTTGAAAGACCCAAGAATGGTGAAAGTGCGATATTAGTTAGTCTTAATATTGACGATATTGATCATAAAGAAAATACGAGTGAATTTAAACTCCTTGCCTCCAGTGCGGGTTTTAAAGTTGCTGAATTAATTGAGAGTCAAAGAAAGTTCCCTGATGCTAAATTTTTCATCGGTTCAGGAAAATTAAAAGAATTACAACAAATCAAGACTTTAGAAAACATAAAAACAATCATCTTCAACCATGAACTTACTCCCTCACAGGAGAGAAATATTGAAAAAGCGACTTCTATGCGAGTTTATGATCGAACAGCCTTGATTTTATTTATATTTGCAATGAGAGCAAAAAGTCATGAGGGCAAAATGCAAGTAGAGTTAGCTCATCTAAACCATCTGTCATCAAGGTTAACAAAAGGTTGGAGTCACCTAGAAAGGCAAAAAGGAGGCATAGGAGTGCGGGGGGGTCCTGGCGAAAAGCAAATCGAACTTGACCGAAGAATGCTTGGGCAGAGAATTAAGCAGCTTAAAATTAAATTAACAAAACTTGAAAAACAAAGAGCAAATCAACGAAATGCTCGAAGAAGGTCAAAAGTATTTACTATTGCGATTGTTGGTTACACCAATGCCGGTAAGTCCACTTTGTTCAATAAACTAACGAGTGAGAAAATATTGGCTGAAAACAAGTTATTTGCAACACTTGACACCACCTCACGTAAATTATTTATTGAGCATGGGCATGATCTTGTTATTTCGGATACGGTAGGATTTATCAAAAAATTACCGACGACACTCATTGAAGCATTCAAGTCAACATTGGAAGAGTCATCAGATGCAGACTTACTTTTGCACATTGTTGATATAAGTAACGCAAATAAGGCTGAACAAATTGTTCAAGTAGATAAAATCTTGAACGAGATTGGTGCAAACAATATTCAACAGATACTAGTATTAAATCAAATAGACAAAATAAAGCTTAACGCTGGATATGATAGAGATGAGTATGGTAAAATCAACCGGGTTCAGTTGTCAGCTATTAACGGTGATGGAATTGAATTTTTAAAGAAAGCCATTGTCGAAAGAAGTCTAGATTTTATCAATCAAAGAAATGGAAAATATGCTTAAATTATTCGGATTTGTTGGAAACAAAATTTCAAATGTAATTAGAAACGCTAATAATGATGGTCCGCCAGATTTAGACGAATTAGTGAAGGATCTAAAGTCTAAGGTTAACAACGTTTTTAAACTAAAACCCAAAAATACAAGCAATGGTAATGGCTCTCAACCTCCATCAAATAACTCTGGGGATTCAGGAATTATAAAACCCCTACCAATAATCATTGTCATCTTTCTTGTGTGGTTGGCAACTGGGTTTTATATCGTAGACCAAGGCTCCAGGGGCATTGTCCTAACATTTGGTAAAAATACAGGAATCACTCAACCCGGACCAAGATGGCATATTCCCTATCCAATTGAAACTGTTGAAATTGTCAATCAAGAGCAAGTTAGAACTATTGAGGTAGGCTACCGCTCACTTGGTGAGGGAGCAACTCAACAACTGAAAGAATCTTTAATGCTAACGGGTGATGAAAACATTATCGATCTTCAATTTGCAGTCCAATACAATTTAAAGTCAGTCGAGGATTTTCTTTTTAATAATCGTTCAGTTGAGAGCTCCGTGAGAGGAGCAGCTGAAACAGCAATCAGAGAGGTTGTCGGAAAGAGTGATATGGATT is a window of Methylophilales bacterium DNA encoding:
- the hfq gene encoding RNA chaperone Hfq gives rise to the protein MHLQDNFLNKVIEENISVSIYLLNGIKLQGNIHSFDQSVIVLNGQAPQLIYKHSISTIVPSKKVSITQS
- the hflX gene encoding GTPase HflX produces the protein MFERPKNGESAILVSLNIDDIDHKENTSEFKLLASSAGFKVAELIESQRKFPDAKFFIGSGKLKELQQIKTLENIKTIIFNHELTPSQERNIEKATSMRVYDRTALILFIFAMRAKSHEGKMQVELAHLNHLSSRLTKGWSHLERQKGGIGVRGGPGEKQIELDRRMLGQRIKQLKIKLTKLEKQRANQRNARRRSKVFTIAIVGYTNAGKSTLFNKLTSEKILAENKLFATLDTTSRKLFIEHGHDLVISDTVGFIKKLPTTLIEAFKSTLEESSDADLLLHIVDISNANKAEQIVQVDKILNEIGANNIQQILVLNQIDKIKLNAGYDRDEYGKINRVQLSAINGDGIEFLKKAIVERSLDFINQRNGKYA